The following proteins come from a genomic window of Nothobranchius furzeri strain GRZ-AD chromosome 1, NfurGRZ-RIMD1, whole genome shotgun sequence:
- the LOC139069660 gene encoding spectrin alpha chain, non-erythrocytic 1-like, which produces MSDLSAYGSSIQALKEQAQSCRDLKANESRLRDINKVASELESEGLMAEEAPMVQAQQQEHLGSAPGKVHVVLRLNQNQTWCFCYHSFVCLFVYRMKPTLNTASPWKTVRLGVQTTANFNSIKVRGSSSLPV; this is translated from the exons atgtcggacctgtcggcttatggcagcagcatccaggccctgaaggagcaggcccagtcctgcagg gacctgaaggccaacgagtcccgcctgagggacatcaacaaggtggcatctgaactggagtcagaaggtctgatggctgaggaggctcctatggttcaggctcag caacaagaacatctgggttctgctcctggaaaggtgcatgttgtcctccgcctcaaccagaaccagacgtggtgtttttgttaccactcatttgtttgtttgtttgtttacaggatgaagccgactcttaacacggcgtcaccctggaag accgtacggttgggcgttcagacgacggctaactttaattccatcaaggtaagaggaagctcttcccttcctgtctga
- the LOC139071811 gene encoding putative nuclease HARBI1, whose amino-acid sequence MPRSTVHDIVHRVTEDVVAILHQVIHLPKTPEEMEVVSRGFAGLARHRAFMKAAGAIDGCHIRIKAPSGPDGQCYRNRKLFPSIILQAVCDHQGRFIDTYVGWPGSVHDSRVLWHSPLYRQSAFPPPGHFILADGGYLCLQHPLPLITPYKRVVQGVGAQRFNSHHSRARCIIERAFGMMKTRFRTIFLKALEVHHTFVPHVS is encoded by the coding sequence ATGCCTCGCTCAACTGTCCACGACATCGTCCATCGAGTCACGGAGGATGTGGTCGCAATCCTCCACCAGGTCATTCACCTCCCCAAAACCCCAGAGGAGATGGAGGTTGTGTCTcgtgggtttgctgggctggctcgacacagagctttcatgaaagcagcaggtgcgatcgacggctgtcacattcggatcaaggctccgagcggtcctgatggtcagtgctacagaaacaggaaactgttcccatctatcatcctgcaggcagtttgtgaccatcagggccgctttatcgacacctatgtgggctggccTGGGTCGGTCCACGACTCCAGGGTCCTTTGGCACAGCCCACTGTACAGGCAGTCAGCCTTTcctcctccagggcacttcatcctcGCGGATGGAGGGTACCTATGCCTCCAACATCCACTCCCCCTCATCACCCCCTACAAACGGGTGGTTCAAGGTGTAGGAGCCCAGCGCTTCAACAGCCATCATTCCAGGGCACGCTGCATCATCGAGCGTGCTTTTGGAATGATGAAGACCAGGTTCAGGACCATCTTCCTGAAAGCGCTGGAGGTCCACCACACCTTTGTACCTCATGTAAGTTAA